The region GATGTGTAAAGATTTTTCTGATTAACCACATCACTGTGTCTGAAATGAGGCATTGCTGATGAGCTTTTCAAAAAAAGACCCTATcccatccaatcagactgagtGAGGCAATGCTACgcaatgttttcacatttcctgCAGTAATCAAATGTATCATTATGTAACATCATCATATTAGGGTGTTGGCTGTCTTAGCTTCAGCAGATAAAATTtaaactatctgcatggccaCACACCATCAGGGTAAGTGGGACAGTGtgatgttttggtttctttttttgtttgtgttttgttttttgttttgtttttttaacagggtGAACTGACCTTTTAAAGTGTTCTTCTGAAAGGCACAGAGGAAACATTTGTTAAATGCATGACAGCGGCCTgtccaaacacattttaatctgaCAGATACTCTGTCTGTGTTAAGAAGCATCGATTGCACAGATTTATGATTCCTGGTTGAGTGAAGCAACTTCTTACACAAAGTCCCTGAAAGGAGTAAACCAAGAGGAACATTAGCACCACACAGAAGTAGGAAAAAATGTTTGGCTTTGTACAAAAGTGTATTTCTAGTGCAAAGGAAGTAATTCAACATTCTTTCCTAATTGTGTGCTATGAtacctttctcttttttattgttCCTTTTGAGTCCAATAGTTTTTGGCCAGTCCACACTTAAGAAAGTAAAAACAGTATGTTCCTCTCCAGGCTGAAAGGAATATTTAAAAAGCACCAAACTTGTAATGTCCTCTATTTAGTTCTTCTCTCTTTGCACAAAACAGTATccttggtgaaaaaaaaaccctaaataATCAGACCCAGAGATTCTGCAAATCCTCTCATAATTCCCTTTGTCATGTTTTCACTGGATGCTAGGTGCCACCAGGTATCCATTGAAGGTGATGTAAACATCCACATCATCACTGTATATGgcattctccctctccctcttgtAGAGTCGGACCCATACCTCATCATTCAGAGCCAGATCCAGCATTACACTCTGGCTCTGCATGATGGACCTTTCACTGGGCTGAGCGTATAGGATCACCTGCTCCTTGTCATTGTGCATCAGGTGAAGGTAGGTCTCCTTGAAGTTCCAGGTGTGGATGTTGATGTTGAAGAAGTAGATCCCCGGCACGTAGCAGTAGAACTTGCCCTTGAACATGTTGAAGTGCTCGTAGAGGTTGACGAACACCGTGTCGAACACCAGTGCCTGATAGTAGTCCACGCTGTGGAGGGACTTTCGACGTCCCACTGAGAAAGAAGAATAAGGGATCTTGCAGGCGTCTCCAGGGGCACCTGCCTGGCCTTTGCTGCCTTTAGGGCCCATGGGTCCTCGATAACCGGTAGGGCCCTCTAGACCTGGTTTTCCAGGTGTGCCTTTGTCACCTTTGTCTCCTTTATCACCTGAAGGAACGAgaagaaacacagatgagaaaaagctgtctttgttttgtttgtcagttgAGATGGAACTTAGTCCTCAATACACCCATTAACAGCTGAGGCTGGTCCAGAAAACACTGTACCAAAGGAGTTTGTCAGAAAATGAACTCTTACAGAGAAAACCAGAGAAAGTCCAAGACGTAATCTGAGCTCTTTCTACTGAACAAACCATCCATTTTGTCATGCACACGCTGTCATTAAgctttgttgtctttttcatgTGTGTTCAAAATCCAGAAATTGCAACAAATTGGAGGAGAGCTTTCATGTCTGACATTCGAAATCCTGCTTATAAATCTGAAGGAATTTGGTTAAACCCATGCCTATCTTAATCCTTCCTGGACGTTCTTGGACTGCAACACGAGAGATGTGCAAGGACGCAAACGTGAACTGTGGCGAGAAGCTAGAAGTTTTAAAATCCTCCGTTTAAACTTGATTAAGCTCTGACCTTTCTTCACCTCTACTGAAGACCTGTTGGAACCGCAGTAAAACTGATATAATTTATTTCTGGGGAGAATCTTGTATCACCAAGACATGTTCAACAAACTAAATTAGTGGTTAAAATGTGAgtgagaggaagtgaaggaaaggaagaaatcaATACCTCttggatgaaaaaagaaaacactgctaAATGTTAGTTAGcaggtgtgttgtgttggtCCAACAGCTGCTGGAACAGTTTTAGTATTCCTTGACAAAGACTGTATAAGTCTCTGAAGCTCTACTGGAGGGGTGAACACCTTTGTTCCAAAACATATTTGCCCCATTTAGTGGAGAATGCTGTCTAACATTTTGGGCTTAAATCTCTTATTGGTGCTCAACTGTGTTGTGATCTGGTGACCGTGAAGGCCATAGCTACCACGACTCAAATCATTGTCATTCTAATTAACAGTGACCTCTGACGCTCTGTAAGGATGCATCCTGTAGTTTTCGTGTTTCGTCAagtttcttcttttaatttgttgCCTCGATCTTGCAATGCTGTCTCTGGGATGCTGCTCTGGATCCCTTTAGGCAGGTCATGAGTTAAGCGCCTCTGGGCTGTGTTAACCACACAGGAAGAAGCCGCAGCACTGCCCCCGCTCACCATGACCTACAATTCCTGCAAACCAGAGGTAAACACCGCTCATTCTCTCCACACATCCACAATATCTGTCCGGCTTTGACCTGCGTCCTCACAAAAACCCCTGAGGAGAGGTACAGTAGTttccacaaacagcagcttagCAGCCACTTCTGCACTGGGTGCCCATATATGGGACTGATTCTTCATCTGAAATCAAATAACAACTGCAGGGTCACTCGTAACTCTGCatgtcctttctttttcttgctcagtgtcaacaataataaaactcaAGTGTCCACTTTTAGATACTCACACACTGTTAGATTTGCGATGTCCAATAAATTTCAGAACTTACATCTGAAAGAAAATATTATAACTTAGTTGTCTGGTTCACCTCTTTACCCTCAACCTGCCTTGATAACAGTTTTTCCACCCTGGAAATGTGAAGTTAACTCATATTGTCGTATGTATTTATGCAGTTAGGACAAACATACTGACCCAAATAATGGAAGCTacatttccagtgtttttttttaataactatTAAAGTGTCTTATGCTGAATACTTTCTTTAATAGGTCCCATATAATTAACATGGGTTAAACAATGCTAAAAGTTCTGGACTGAAACATTATATCTGTGTCTTTCATTCCTGTACAGAATAAAAAGTAAGAAGTGGGACCTCAGGCAACATCTGCCAAGTTTAAATCCAAAGTCTGGCACTGTTTTgaatttcacttaaaaaaaagaaaaaaaaaacagttttaaaacagGTACACATCAAAGACAGAACCCCTCCAGGGAGGAAGGCTGGAACATTACAACAGTTAAAAAGCAAGGACCCAGGACAAGGGACCGAACAAACACCTGAAACAGACATCGTGACGTGTCTGTTAACATTGGACCAATACTGGAGGTAGCACTGACTGGGAAGTGGTCAAAGACATCAATCAGTCCGTGAATGATGGGAGGATGATTAAGGAGGCCATTCACATTTGATGCCAGTGACCATCTTTAAAAAATATGCTAACCACTGTGCTATaccttttaatttaatttcacataatgaaaagaaaaactctatGAAAAACAAGAGCTGCAGTAAAAGAGTGAACAAAATTCGAAATGACGCACTGTAAGATACAATTTAATCGCGTGAATGTAGATGCACTGTCAGAAATGTGTGGGTGCAGAATCTCCTTTGTCCATGACTGAGGGTTCTGGAGAATTTTGGCTGGATGCTCCCTCAAATTGAAACTGGCTGACTAACTGACTTTGGGTTACACTGCTTGAATTCGATCACCGTGGTTTTGTGGGAACAAAccccagacacacacgcacatacacagcaTGCAAATATACAAaggaaatacacacatgcagtcaaaGTAGGCGCTGTTTTCCAGCGAGTCACAGAAACGCAAAGAAGGAAAAGgattgtgtgtttgcgtgtttgtgtatgctGCATGAATGCAACTAGATTTGTCCATAACTAATTGTGCATATTTGTGCATGGttgtgtgcctgagtgtgttttCCTCCACATAAGCAGGTTCAGTGCCAGGTCAAAGCGCCTGCCGAGACCTCCCTCATTGCACAGCTGCAATTCAGTGACACTACATAACGTTTCACTGCCTCGTTCGTACAGCAGAGCAACGCTGTGAGACAAAACTTCAAGAGCTGATAGATTCTCAAAAACAGATCTattaaatccatttttttcaaaaatgaaagcCCTTTTCCATTAAAGCATTATATAAATCCAGAACTTGAATTTGAGCTTAACTTCAAATCTGGATATAAAATcaatacagacagagagcaagagcTCCAAGagcattttgtttctgtttgcttcCCACCAATGAATGACTGGACAAGAACGTTAAATATCAGCATCTGTCAATGACCATGACTTCAATCATCTGATGTTCAGTGAAGGTGTGGATGGAGTTTTGGTGTGAGGTGTCTCTGCACACATTGTGTCTATCAACATTTTTTATACTGCATAGTCCAGTGAGTTTGTGACCCAGTGGAAAGTATTGCTCCAGTACCAACTGCGTCCAAGAAATTCAAATTGGACCTAAGTTCTTCTGACGGAAAAGTTCATGAGGGCCTCTGTGGTATAAAAGGCTTAATTGCCCAAAACTATGTGTGACATGGAATGTGTGTGAggcaaaagagagagggagaaggattTTTCTTTGTGGTTCAGCACTTGGACTGGTGTGGGAGTTGTGTGCGGGTCAGAACAGATTTGGCATGTCCAGTTATCAAAGGACCAGCAGATAAAACAGCAGAGTGATGACACATCGTTTGGACGGCTCTGGTCGAGTTGGATGACATGTCACTGATATTAGATACACATGTCCTCACAAATCCCTCTCCAGCTGTGACTGTGTAGCTCTTGTGAGTTTAATTTCTCTATCTCTTGTCACATTTCTCCCTTTCCGTTTCACACTGGGTTAAACAGCAACTTGCaaatacaaatgaaatgcaCAGATACACAATGAATCACACTGACGCACACATCTTCACAGCTGGCCTTCCTCCCCGCCTgaccaaaaacaataaaattgcCAAGAAAGTCACCGTTTCTTGGCAATTTGGTTCTCTCACAAAACCTTGAACAGAGGTTGATTTTTAAAGTGGTTCCAGGTTGTTTCTGTCAGTTGAGTGTCTAATTTCCTTTTCAAAGACAAAGTCTCAATTTTGGTCTCAATCCCACTTAACCATCATTGTATGGCTACACTTCCATTATAATATACATGATTACACTTCTGATCAAATAGCAGTCTtgccagacacacagacatctgGTAAATGCAGTGATCTGATTGAGGAAGTGTAGCTTGACATAGGGAGATAGTAACACAGATATTTGAGGATGGAGTGTATTTGGTGAATGAAGAAGCAACCTGCCAgcaaactttttattttttgcactaAGTGCAGCTTCTTAATTCATTAGTTAATTAATACCTTTGAGGATGGTCATGTTGATGACAGTGCGGACCTCTGGCATCTGGTATTGGCCTGTGGCCGCTGGAGGCTCCGAGTGGTCGCAGCACCGCCTGCAGAGTCTGGAAGGGGGTCTGGAGGGAGAGGGGACACAGCAAACCAGGGGGAGGAGCAAAAGCAGCCTCAAACACACCGCCAACATGGTTGTCACAGCCTAagagtggaaagaaagagaaaaggaaagagagaggagaagttaTAGGTGAAGTTGATGAAATTGTGCATCCATATCAAACCAAAGTAAAGGAAAGCATGTGACATTTATGGATCGTGTGACTCTAAAACCaatcaaataaacacattatttctATAATGAGGCTCTTGCTTACTCTCTTCTTCAGGGGAACTTCCAAAAAGCTAAACTTAAGCTAAACTCTGAAAACCATTAAACCAAAACCAACATTTTTGGGTATTTTGGTGATGTATTTTTACACATTCCTGTGGATAACTGGCCAAGTGACAAAATATTTCCAAGACACATGCAGCTGACTTTGAGTGTTAACTCAGCTCAAAAGTTGAGAACACTGATGATGGTAGTCCTCAGGTGTTCCTGAAAGGCCTCGAGAATCTTTCTAGACTCCCCAGTTTTGCACCCATGTTTAGTCATGCAGGGGAATTTCCActggaaaagcagcagagatgaaagTTTCTCCAGATACAGATTGTATACCAGGATTCAGTGCAGCCAAGACATGTGGTGGTTTGAGGAAGGGGCACAGCCAAAATCATGGATATATTCCCATGTTCACAGACTAGTTAGCCAGTTATCATCACGTTGGATTTGAAAACCTCAGCAGTGATTTGATACTCTCTGaatgaacacaaacattcacacacatttccaaGGACAATATGTGCTGCTGAACctgtgaacacagacacacacacacacacacatgcaccagtTTCTCTTTCCTCATTCTCTCTGAATGTTTAATGTCCACGTGTAAGGAggcaggaaaaaataaataacacttgTCCAAAACAGTGCTAAAAGATTTCACACGATTTCCTCACTCTCATTCATTTAAATAGCAGCTTTTTATGTCTCCCTCTACTTCTTGTCATCTGTCTCCACTTTAAGCCTCCGGATTCCACAAACAAAAGGTGAAAGGTGGATAAGAGAGCTAAActaagaataaataaataaacaggagagagaaagatgaaagagataACAGAGATtcccaggttttttttttttttacagtgatggatgaatgtTAACAGGATCCAGGATGATGGATGGAGAATGActctgagaaaatgaaatgactggAACACTGGCTCCATATTTCTGACtactgataataaaataaaatcataagaGTTATTATCTGAAACTGCTTCACTATGACAGCCAGGCAGATGTCAGAGGATACATTTCCACTCACTTTCATAACGTTAGAAAAATTTGTTCCGATTTATGTTTTCGATTCACACTTTTGTCATTTACTTGATCCTCATACCCCTGATAATTTGCAAGGAAAAACCATAAGAGCAGGAGGGTTGggatgttagcatgttaacatgttaaacATTCTTCCTGTTTAATATCCATGTTAGAATTGTCAtcgtgagcatgttagcatgctgacattagcatttagctcacagCATTACTGTGCTTTAGTGCAGCTTCACCTAGATGCTTGCATGGCTTTAGACTCTCAGTCTTCTGTACACAGACGATTTTGAAGTCTCACAAATAAGTTCAATCTAAGTGGGTTGATATTTCTATCATTCATCTCACACTGAGGTttgtgaacaaaacaacaattgAAATATGGCATGTATGTGAATGGAAGGAAGAGTTATACAATCTCATGTTGGGCTACATGCAAAAAGATCTAAGGCATGATAACATTTGCTGAGAAGCCAAGTCATGAAATATTTGGCAAACAGCCTTTTCCCCCCTTCATGAGTTTATAATGCAACATGCTGACACTCTGATTTCTTTGACATCTGTCCAGCATACATGCTTAGACACAacgtttgcagtgtgtgtgtttgacatcgTACAACCTGGATGTGCAACATATGATGCATTAAGCTGTTGgttagtttgtttgtgttgcatcAGCAATAACTGCTCTTATTTGAAATGCTTTTGGTGTATGCATGCCCATAGGtgtgcaaaaataataatgataaataaaccTATTGACTTGATATTTGACCAGtgtcacaaacaaacagaaagttaTTTCAAGCATCAGACTAGAAAAACTTAGCCTGCAGCAGATTTGCCATGTTCCATCAGGTAACCTGACATTTCATCTCACACCTTTGTGTTACAGGAACTAAGTTTATCTATTACATCATACATCAACTCATTTGACCTCATCATCCCCCACCCCTGCCCCCGCCGCCCCctggagcccccccccccccacagctACTTGCACAGTTTGCACCATGTTGATCATGATGACAACAAGCCGCTAATGAAGTGAGCGCACGCTGCTGTATACACCCCCCAACCGCAACACACGTGCATCAGTCATAATGAATTCATTTAAGAAGCCACGTCTACAACGCCAGAGCATCAGTTTGGCATGCAGCTGCATTCCGGATAAACACACCGCtcacaacacacagaacacactgaaaaacacacaaacaccgtCGTGCACGTAAAGAAAGAAACGTGTCAGTGAGAAAGCGCGTGTGAACGTGCACGGCGATCTGAGGggttactttaaaaaaaaaaaaaaaaaaaaagctgctgctgagttGGCGACTTGTGAATAACTTCTTCAATCCTGTGCGTCTCTGCAAGCG is a window of Toxotes jaculatrix isolate fToxJac2 chromosome 4, fToxJac2.pri, whole genome shotgun sequence DNA encoding:
- the c1qtnf6b gene encoding complement C1q tumor necrosis factor-related protein 1 encodes the protein MLAVCLRLLLLLPLVCCVPSPSRPPSRLCRRCCDHSEPPAATGQYQMPEVRTVINMTILKGDKGDKGDKGTPGKPGLEGPTGYRGPMGPKGSKGQAGAPGDACKIPYSSFSVGRRKSLHSVDYYQALVFDTVFVNLYEHFNMFKGKFYCYVPGIYFFNINIHTWNFKETYLHLMHNDKEQVILYAQPSERSIMQSQSVMLDLALNDEVWVRLYKRERENAIYSDDVDVYITFNGYLVAPSIQ